In the Onychostoma macrolepis isolate SWU-2019 chromosome 09, ASM1243209v1, whole genome shotgun sequence genome, one interval contains:
- the LOC131547540 gene encoding uncharacterized protein LOC131547540 isoform X2, which yields MATLAQTECREVCYPEKCRSIQAHKKHKEKTLRDNPDVLYADYIQLNGKRIKNNFIFHTTMINAWKLTICEEYKHVFKEGIGRGGRLTICEDEMLDTDNPILTITYYTKGTFLLQGNEASLNSFEETFPLLKARVEKERDETHVNCTDSEEEGPVNPSPSDSLALLELDFTEFREHTQAKLSGTHDTNIYIQELKDELQQLKKNTSSSITELTRALRGLQEENRTLRLQLCKLEEDTEKKEVNFSSQLQEMKEQLQKTTKDDAPHNTAPDKPNYTNTECMPTTNTQTPAATQASPAQTPEPDPDVLLLMDSNGKFLDPKKLFPHQKVTAKRCSTTGHAHQIIRDFTGHPSCIIIHTGTNDLHSLRNSTSDAVRKMAEVTSKKFPESRIIISTLLPRHDTPPHIIYSINAEISVAVLRSPMYTWPTTTTSASNTCMMDFTYTKMESVLLQRP from the coding sequence ATGGCAACCCTGGCGCAAACAGAGTGCAGGGAGGTGTGTTACCCAGAGAAGTGCAGAAGTATACAGGCACataaaaaacacaaagagaaaactCTCAGAGACAATCCTGATGTTCTGTACGCTGACTATATTCAGCTCAATGGGAAACGAATCAAGAACAACTTCATTTTCCACACCACTATGATTAATGCTTGGAAACTGACCATCTGTGAGGAATACAagcatgtttttaaagaaggaATTGGCCGAGGTGGAAGGTTAACTATTTGTGAAGATGAAATGCTAGACACAGACAACCCCATTCTCACTATAACGTACTATACTAAAGGCACCTTCTTACTGCAAGGCAATGAAGCAAGCCTGAACTCATTTGAGGAGACTTTCCCCCTGCTAAAAGCCAGAGTAGAGAAGGAGAGAGACGAGACCCATGTGAACTGCACAGACTCTGAGGAGGAAGGCCCAGTGAATCCTTCACCTTCAGACAGTTTAGCCCTACTAGAACTGGACTTCACTGAATTCAGAGAACACACTCAGGCCAAACTCTCAGGCACACACGACACAAACATTTACATCCAGGAGCTCAAAGATGAACTCCAGCAGCTGAAGAAaaacaccagttcctccatcaCTGAACTCACAAGAGCTCTCAGAGGACTTCAAGAAGAAAACCGAACTCTCCGCTTACAGCTATGCAAACTAGAGGAGGACACAGAGAAAAAGGAAGTGAACTTTTCCAGTCAGCTGCAAGAAATGAAAGAACAGTTACAGAAAACCACAAAAGACGATGCACCTCACAATACAGCTCCAGACAAACCAAACTACACAAACACAGAATGCATGCCTacgacaaacacacagacacctGCAGCAACACAGGCCTCACCTGCCCAGACTCCAGAACCTGATCCAGATGTTCTCCTCCTCATGGACTCTAATGGAAAATTCCTAGACCCTaagaaactctttccacaccaAAAAGTCACTGCAAAGCGATGTAGCACAACAGGCCACGCCCACCAGATCATCAGAGACTTCACAGGACACCCCTCATGTATTATCATTCATACTGGGACTAATGACCTTCACTCGCTGCGCAACAGTACTTCTGATGCGGTGAGGAAAATGGCAGAAGTCACCAGCAAAAAGTTCCCAGAGTCCCGAATCATAATCTCCACGCTTCTCCCAAGACACGACACACCACCGCACATCATCTACAGCATCAATGCTGAAATTTCCGTGGCTGTTCTGCGCTCCCCAATGTACACCTGGCCCACCACTACCACATCGGCCTCCAACACCTGTATGATGGACTTCACCTACACAAAGATGGAGTCCGTACTTTTGCAAAGACCCTAA
- the LOC131547540 gene encoding uncharacterized protein LOC131547540 isoform X1: MRSFHISCWSIQGLHSSTFGPKSTDPVFLKNNKDADIIILTKTWCRNDALTYCPSGYYEVIVPSVKLSTVHRGRDSGGILVWYKEALAKHISIITLSKFHCWLKLNNQIGISTTDTYLCAIYIPPAESPYHDEEYLNNIHTEISRFQAQGNVLLCGDLNARTGSEPDNIDPKGNEHVFGQNPQSLTKNLPPRNNLDQTVNKNGRELVQLCRASGLYMLNGRIRGDSLGRFMCCSGLGASVVDYAITDMDPSSFSAFTVIQQTPLSDHNQTNIYIKTHHTPEQNKQETCNLYQVQQRYKWTSDRAEKFIQALNSEELKNLITIFMNKKFETTKDGVNLATNEINYIFRKAAYISELKKKGKKYTKKKTPKGEKWFDSDCKTLRKQLRKLSNLKHKEPYNTNIRTEYCSKLKQYKDTIRAKKQHHLTKSLQEIEHSINHNQFWDMWNNLSTTKPQDLPIQDGDTWTKHFENLYKEIPPKQLNDNYNLIKQHLQTCEDTIKNNQNPLDFPITYKELTNKLKSQKCKKSCGPDSIPGEMLKHSTPELQTAVLKLINT, encoded by the coding sequence ATGCGTTCATTTCATATAAGTTGTTGGAGTATTCAGGGTCTTCATTCTTCGACTTTTGGTCCTAAAAGCACAGACCCagtttttctgaaaaataacaaagatGCTGACATTATCATTCTCACCAAGACCTGGTGTCGAAATGATGCACTTACCTACTGTCCCTCAGGCTACTATGAAGTAATTGTACCCTCAGTTAAATTAAGTACAGTCCACCGTGGACGAGACTCGGGAGGAATTCTGGTGTGGTACAAGGAAGCTCTGGCCaaacacatttctataattACACTTAGTAAATTTCATTGTTGGTTAAAACTAAACAATCAAATTGGCATTTCAACCACTGACACTTATCTTTGTGCCATCTACATCCCTCCAGCAGAGTCCCCTTACCATGATGAGGAATATCTGAACAACATCCACACAGAGATCAGCCGTTTCCAGGCCCAGGGAAACGTGCTGCTGTGTGGAGACTTGAACGCAAGAACTGGATCTGAACCTGATAACATAGATCCAAAGGGCAATGAGCATGTCTTTGGCCAAAACCCCCAGAGTCTCACAAAAAACCTCCCACCAAGAAACAATCTTGAccaaactgtaaataaaaatggtagAGAATTAGTGCAGCTCTGCCGAGCCTCAGGCCTGTACATGCTTAATGGCAGGATCAGAGGGGACTCTTTAGGGAGGTTCATGTGTTGTTCAGGTCTTGGAGCTAGTGTAGTTGACTATGCCATCACTGACATGGACCCCTCCTCCTTCAGTGCATTCACTGTCATACAACAAACTCCGCTTTCTGACCATAACCAaactaacatttatattaaaacacatcACACACCAGAACAAAACAAGCAGGAAACCTGCAACTTGTATCAGGTCCAGCAGAGATACAAATGGACTTCAGACAGAGCAGAAAAATTTATCCAAGCCCTGAATTCTGAAGAACTGAAGAATCTAATCactatatttatgaataaaaaatttgAAACAACTAAAGATGGTGTTAATTTGGCTACAAATGAAATCAATTACATATTTCGAAAAGCAGCATatataagtgaattgaaaaAGAAAGGCAAAAAATACACCaagaaaaaaacaccaaaaggtGAAAAATGGTTTGACTCAGACTgcaaaacattaagaaaacaacttagaAAATTATCAAATCTGAAACATAAAGAACCATACAACACCAACATAAGAACTGAATACTGttcaaaactaaaacaatacaaagaCACAATAAGAGCAAAAAAGCAACACCATCTGACCAAAAGTTTACAAGAAATAGAACATTCAATAAATCATAATCAGTTCTGGGATATGTGGAATAATCTGAGCACAACAAAACCACAAGACTTGCCAATACAAGATGGAGATACTTGgacaaagcattttgaaaatttgTATAAAGAAATCCCACCAAAACAACTCAATGACAATTATAATCTGATCAAACAACATCTACAAACCTGTGAagacacaattaaaaataatcaaaatccacttgacttcccaattacatataaagaattaacaaacaaactcaaaagccaaaaatgtaagaaatcTTGTGGTCCTGACAGCATTCCAGGTGAAATGCTGAAACACAGCACACCTGAGCTTCAGACAGCTGTGCTCAAATTAATAAACACgtaa